A section of the Sceloporus undulatus isolate JIND9_A2432 ecotype Alabama chromosome 3, SceUnd_v1.1, whole genome shotgun sequence genome encodes:
- the PRRG1 gene encoding transmembrane gamma-carboxyglutamic acid protein 1: MDNVFLTEANANSVLKRYPRANGLLEEFKQGNIERECYEERCDKEEAREAFENDEKTMEFWKEYTHGLHGESSTGHNWYPFYLVFPLIIGLFIILLIIFLTWRCLFKKKMRRRSMYAHSRTTGDTSIGDDRSSLPQPLSILHSPQEEMFEGNGHSPGYLSYVDGHTDSLSIRLSTCDPPPSYEEVAGENGIRRSETANPLDPPPQYEDIVNSISVPPVITK; this comes from the exons TGTTCCTCACAGAGGCTAATGCCAATTCTGTCTTAAAAAGATACCCACGGGCTAATGGGCTTTTGGAAGAATTTAAGCAGGGAAACATTGAGCGTGAATGCTATGAGGAACGCTGTGATAAAGAAGAGGCAAGAGAAGCTTttgaaaatgatgagaagacg ATGGAGTTTTGGAAAGAGTACACACATGGACTCCATGGAGAAAGTAGCACAGGACATAACTGGTATCCATTTTACCTTGTCTTCCCATTAATCATTGGCCTTTTCATCATTCTTCTGATAATATTTCTCACATGGAGATGTCTGTTCAAAAAGAAAATGCGTCGACGGTCCATGTATGCACATAGCAGAACCACTGGCGATACATCCATTGGTGATGATAGAAGTTCCCTTCCTCAGCCACTCAGCATACTTCATTCTCCCCAGGAAGAAATGTTTGAAGGTAATGGACACTCTCCGGGATATCTTAGCTATGTGGATGGGCATACAGATTCATTATCAATAAGGCTTTCAACTTGTGACCCACCACCATCATATGAAGAAGTTGCTGGTGAAAATGGCATAAGAAGAAGCGAAACTGCAAATCCCTTGGATCCACCACCTCAATATGAAGACATTGTGAATAGCATTTCAGTACCTCCAGTTATCACCAAGTGA